One genomic window of Chloroflexota bacterium includes the following:
- the hisI gene encoding phosphoribosyl-AMP cyclohydrolase, which translates to MESIDNLKFNEQGLIPAIAQEEDTGEVLMLGYMNEEALRRTLASGEVWFYSRSRQELWHKGATSGNRILVRSVWTDCDGDTILVRAKPLGPVCHTGSRTCFFQQLNEDGTIVTPQDEG; encoded by the coding sequence ATGGAATCGATTGATAATTTGAAATTCAACGAGCAAGGGCTCATCCCGGCGATTGCCCAGGAGGAGGATACCGGCGAGGTATTGATGCTGGGCTACATGAACGAGGAAGCCCTGCGACGGACCCTTGCCAGCGGTGAAGTCTGGTTTTACAGTCGCAGCCGCCAGGAGCTGTGGCATAAAGGTGCGACTTCCGGCAATCGAATCCTGGTGCGTTCGGTGTGGACTGACTGCGATGGTGACACTATTCTGGTGAGGGCCAAGCCACTCGGCCCCGTGTGTCATACCGGCAGCAGGACCTGCTTCTTCCAGCAGCTAAACGAAGACGGTACGATTGTTACACCTCAAGATGAGGGTTGA
- a CDS encoding DUF1385 domain-containing protein — MKAKFHYGGQAVIEGVMIRGQKAVVTAVRRPNSEVITNSRPLSSIYTGWIRKTPLLRGVVVIIEAMVLGISSLLYSANVSLEEEEEEITGKAVWLMIATAVLLAVVLFLIIPLFLTRLFNPYISSSLVFHLIEGAIRLVIFIAYLKLVGLLPDIRRIFTYHGAEHKAVNAYEHGASLEVETVKTHDKAHVRCGTSFLFVVLVIAIVVFALVGRPALWLMVLSRILLIPVIAALGYEFIHFGARHTNNPLVKAVLLPGLWLQGMTTKEPEDDQIEVALAALKKALEIDAEEMPQPSS, encoded by the coding sequence ATGAAGGCGAAGTTCCATTACGGGGGTCAGGCGGTAATCGAAGGGGTGATGATACGAGGCCAAAAGGCGGTGGTCACTGCCGTGCGGCGCCCCAACAGCGAGGTAATTACCAACAGCCGACCTCTTTCCTCGATATATACGGGCTGGATACGAAAAACGCCATTGCTGCGGGGAGTCGTCGTCATCATTGAGGCGATGGTGCTGGGTATAAGCAGCCTTCTCTATTCGGCGAATGTATCGCTGGAAGAGGAGGAAGAGGAAATCACCGGCAAAGCAGTCTGGCTGATGATAGCCACCGCGGTCTTGCTGGCTGTCGTCCTGTTTCTCATAATTCCACTTTTTCTCACCAGGCTGTTCAATCCGTACATCAGCTCGTCTCTGGTCTTTCACCTGATTGAAGGCGCCATCAGGCTGGTCATCTTCATCGCTTATCTGAAACTGGTTGGCCTGCTTCCAGATATCAGGCGCATCTTCACCTATCACGGCGCCGAGCACAAGGCGGTGAATGCCTATGAACATGGGGCATCGTTGGAAGTTGAAACCGTAAAAACACATGACAAAGCCCACGTACGCTGCGGCACCAGCTTTCTCTTCGTGGTGCTGGTGATTGCCATCGTGGTTTTCGCGCTGGTCGGCCGGCCGGCGCTGTGGCTGATGGTGCTGTCCCGTATCCTGCTCATTCCAGTGATTGCCGCCCTCGGCTACGAGTTCATCCACTTTGGCGCCAGACATACTAATAATCCGCTGGTCAAAGCAGTGTTGCTCCCAGGACTCTGGCTGCAGGGAATGACGACTAAAGAACCGGAAGACGACCAGATAGAGGTGGCGCTTGCTGCCCTGAAGAAGGCTCTGGAGATAGACGCTGAGGAGATGCCTCAACCCTCATCTTGA
- the hisA gene encoding 1-(5-phosphoribosyl)-5-[(5-phosphoribosylamino)methylideneamino]imidazole-4-carboxamide isomerase, protein MEIIPAVDIKGGRCVRLYQGDYEQETVFSDDPLEVALKWQAKGAPRLHIVDLDGAVAGELRNRDIIREISRAILIPVQLGGGIRHLETIETLLKEGAERVVLGTAAVENAELVAEACRKFRDSIVVSVDANEGQVAIHGWHQTTELNALAFIKAMIKLGVRRFIYTDISRDGTLTEPNFNAISEVIDATRAPVIAAGGIASLNHLKMLKKLGAEGAIVGKALYTGDIDLKKAIADISQIG, encoded by the coding sequence ATAGAAATCATTCCTGCAGTGGACATCAAAGGCGGACGGTGCGTGCGTCTGTACCAGGGCGACTATGAGCAGGAGACGGTATTCTCAGATGACCCTCTTGAAGTGGCCCTGAAGTGGCAGGCAAAGGGAGCACCGAGGCTGCACATCGTTGACCTGGATGGTGCGGTGGCGGGCGAGTTGCGCAACCGGGACATTATCAGGGAGATATCCAGAGCCATTCTCATTCCGGTGCAGCTTGGCGGCGGCATTCGTCATCTGGAAACCATCGAGACATTGCTGAAAGAGGGCGCGGAGCGCGTGGTGCTGGGCACGGCGGCGGTGGAAAATGCCGAGCTCGTTGCCGAGGCCTGCCGCAAGTTCCGCGATTCGATTGTGGTGAGTGTGGACGCAAACGAGGGGCAGGTGGCCATCCATGGCTGGCACCAAACGACGGAACTGAATGCGCTTGCCTTTATCAAAGCCATGATAAAACTCGGTGTGAGGCGATTTATCTACACCGATATCAGCCGCGATGGCACGCTTACCGAGCCCAATTTTAACGCCATTTCCGAAGTCATTGATGCCACGAGGGCGCCGGTGATTGCGGCCGGCGGCATAGCTTCGCTCAACCACCTGAAAATGCTCAAGAAGCTCGGGGCGGAGGGGGCCATTGTGGGCAAGGCCCTGTATACCGGCGATATCGACCTGAAAAAGGCCATCGCCGACATCAGCCAGATAGGGTAG
- the panC gene encoding pantoate--beta-alanine ligase has product MQVIETIAAMRRIRKQLEEPVGFVATMGFFHEGHLSLVRKARAENASVVVSIFVNPAQFGPTEDFNAYPRDLPRDLSLLEKEKVDVVFAPSVEEMYPPGFNSWVDVEGVTERLEGASRPGHFRGVATVVNKLFNIIQPNVSYFGQKDAQQALVIKKMVQELNLDIEIVTLPTVRESDGLAISSRNVGLNPEERKAAPVLHRALWLAQELWGKGEKDAESIRRQMRELIQQEPLATIDYVSIADPETLEEMEEVRTPALVSLAAKIGKTRLIDNVVVG; this is encoded by the coding sequence ATGCAGGTCATTGAAACTATCGCCGCGATGAGGCGGATAAGAAAACAGCTTGAAGAGCCGGTGGGCTTCGTGGCCACGATGGGCTTCTTCCACGAGGGTCATTTGAGCCTGGTGCGAAAGGCCCGCGCCGAGAATGCATCAGTGGTGGTGAGTATCTTTGTCAACCCCGCCCAGTTCGGCCCCACCGAGGATTTTAACGCTTATCCCCGCGACCTCCCCCGCGACCTTTCTCTGCTGGAGAAGGAAAAGGTCGACGTTGTCTTTGCGCCATCGGTAGAAGAGATGTATCCGCCCGGTTTCAACAGCTGGGTGGACGTGGAAGGGGTCACCGAACGACTTGAGGGCGCTTCCCGGCCCGGCCACTTCCGCGGGGTGGCCACGGTGGTGAATAAACTGTTCAACATCATACAGCCGAACGTTTCTTACTTCGGGCAGAAGGACGCGCAGCAGGCGCTGGTGATTAAAAAGATGGTGCAGGAGCTTAATCTGGACATCGAGATAGTTACCCTGCCCACGGTGCGCGAATCCGACGGCCTGGCGATAAGCAGTCGGAACGTTGGCCTGAACCCCGAGGAACGCAAGGCCGCCCCCGTCCTCCACCGCGCGCTGTGGCTGGCCCAGGAACTTTGGGGAAAAGGGGAAAAAGACGCAGAAAGCATTAGAAGGCAGATGCGCGAGCTTATCCAGCAAGAGCCTTTAGCCACCATTGATTACGTGAGCATCGCCGACCCGGAGACGTTGGAGGAGATGGAAGAGGTCAGGACGCCCGCACTGGTCTCGCTGGCGGCGAAGATAGGTAAAACAAGGCTGATTGATAATGTGGTGGTGGGATAG
- the rpmE gene encoding 50S ribosomal protein L31, which produces MKDKIHPKYFNDARVVCSCGNTFTTGSTRKELKVEVCSQCHPFYTGERRVLDATGRVERFKKRYKVKD; this is translated from the coding sequence GTGAAAGATAAGATTCATCCCAAATATTTCAATGATGCCAGGGTTGTCTGTTCCTGTGGCAATACTTTTACCACCGGCTCCACCAGAAAGGAGCTGAAGGTTGAGGTGTGCAGCCAGTGCCACCCGTTTTATACCGGAGAAAGGCGTGTCCTTGATGCCACCGGCCGGGTGGAACGTTTCAAGAAGCGCTACAAGGTGAAAGACTAA
- the rplU gene encoding 50S ribosomal protein L21, with amino-acid sequence MYAIVETGGKQYKVSPGQTIEVERLGVAEGSSVELDKVLCIADDAKVTLGTPTVEGAKVIATSQGEGKGDKVVVFRYKPKVRYSIKTGHRQFHTRLVIDRIVGPGAPPEEPVKKPRRRRKGVTKDGA; translated from the coding sequence ATTTACGCAATAGTTGAAACCGGCGGCAAACAATATAAAGTGTCTCCGGGCCAGACAATCGAGGTTGAACGGCTGGGCGTGGCTGAAGGAAGCAGCGTGGAACTGGATAAAGTCCTGTGTATCGCCGATGATGCCAAAGTAACGCTGGGCACACCAACGGTTGAGGGAGCCAAGGTAATTGCCACCTCGCAGGGAGAGGGAAAGGGCGATAAGGTCGTTGTCTTTCGATATAAACCGAAGGTTCGCTACAGCATAAAGACAGGGCACCGGCAATTTCATACCAGACTGGTCATCGACAGAATAGTCGGCCCCGGGGCACCTCCGGAAGAGCCGGTGAAAAAACCACGCCGCCGCAGAAAAGGAGTGACCAAAGATGGCGCATAA
- the rpmA gene encoding 50S ribosomal protein L27: protein MAHKKGGGSSRNGRDSQPKRLGVKRFAGQTVNAGTILVRQRGTRIFPGNNVGVGRDHTLFALINGMVSFEPVRNNRRKVSVYAS, encoded by the coding sequence ATGGCGCATAAAAAAGGAGGCGGTTCCAGTCGAAACGGGCGGGACAGCCAACCAAAACGACTCGGCGTGAAGCGGTTTGCCGGGCAAACAGTTAACGCCGGTACCATTCTGGTCAGGCAGAGAGGTACTCGCATATTCCCCGGTAACAACGTCGGGGTTGGCCGGGACCATACCCTCTTTGCTCTCATTAACGGGATGGTCAGCTTTGAGCCGGTCAGGAATAATCGAAGAAAGGTCAGCGTTTACGCCAGCTAG